One genomic window of Streptomonospora nanhaiensis includes the following:
- a CDS encoding helix-turn-helix domain-containing protein, producing MAEHVREEWLPWAAKLKKIREQAGLTQAELARQALMSRQVVSKYEMATRAPKSGVASKFDEILSTGGALRQLWHQLSNSVGIPDEWRDFIQLERAADEIREYQPLVIPGLLQSPKYARAMMQRSGTRIKDGDTEGLVATRLDRLGRLRDDVHLWFVLEETAIRRVVGSVEAQLEGLSHLLELCAHESIRITVVPEYSPMRPGVLGSFRVMRLPGGNLVAHSEHTLGEVVVNEAEKVSRLLTYFGDLQSESLSTSDSMRLIEKVRGTLQ from the coding sequence ATGGCAGAGCACGTGCGCGAAGAGTGGCTGCCCTGGGCGGCCAAACTCAAAAAAATTCGCGAACAAGCGGGTCTGACGCAGGCTGAGTTGGCCCGGCAGGCGTTGATGAGTCGACAAGTAGTAAGCAAGTACGAGATGGCGACAAGAGCGCCCAAATCCGGCGTAGCTAGCAAGTTCGACGAGATCTTGTCTACAGGCGGCGCGCTCAGGCAACTGTGGCACCAACTCAGCAACTCGGTGGGGATACCCGACGAGTGGCGCGACTTCATTCAGTTGGAACGCGCGGCCGATGAGATTCGCGAGTACCAGCCGTTGGTGATCCCTGGGCTCCTGCAATCGCCGAAGTACGCCCGTGCGATGATGCAGCGCAGCGGCACACGCATCAAGGACGGGGATACCGAAGGGCTCGTTGCCACTCGACTGGATCGTCTGGGTAGGCTCCGGGACGACGTGCACCTGTGGTTCGTCCTGGAAGAGACAGCCATCCGCCGTGTCGTCGGGTCCGTAGAGGCGCAGCTCGAAGGACTGTCCCACTTGCTAGAGCTGTGCGCGCACGAGAGCATCCGGATCACGGTGGTGCCCGAGTACTCCCCGATGCGCCCGGGCGTGCTGGGCAGTTTCCGTGTCATGCGCCTGCCGGGAGGAAATCTCGTGGCGCACTCCGAGCACACTCTCGGTGAGGTCGTGGTCAATGAAGCCGAGAAGGTCAGCCGTCTCCTTACCTACTTCGGGGACCTGCAAAGCGAGTCGCTGAGCACGAGCGATTCAATGAGACTGATCGAAAAAGTAAGAGGAACCCTGCAATGA
- a CDS encoding DUF397 domain-containing protein: MTWHKSSYSGPDNANCVEVAEGAQTLVRDTQNRHLGHLAFPAPEWDAFLTAIRNDTL; this comes from the coding sequence ATGACGTGGCACAAGAGCAGCTATAGCGGTCCTGACAACGCCAACTGCGTCGAGGTCGCCGAAGGGGCGCAGACCCTCGTGCGCGACACCCAGAACCGCCACCTCGGCCACCTGGCCTTCCCCGCCCCCGAGTGGGACGCCTTCCTCACGGCCATCCGCAACGACACCCTCTAG